The following proteins are co-located in the Spinactinospora alkalitolerans genome:
- a CDS encoding carbohydrate ABC transporter permease: protein MSTVTSTARPAPPARAAAAPRRRPRVRITPGSVAVTVSALFLAVVWLLPLLWAVLTSLKPEGETTAVPVHWLPLEPTLEAYRVIIARGDLQQWLINSTIISTVVTLLTLVVCVLAAYAFSKTHFPGRSWLFALFIAGILVPPQVLIVPLFDEMTALGLVDTYWGVALPQVVAPVMVFILKRFFDAIPRDYEEAARLDGAGHLRVLCSVILPMSTPILAAVGIFTFVQAWNNFLWPFIATTDPALMTVPVGLGTVQGGYGIQYAQNMAAAVIGALPLIIVFMLFQRQVVRGVTDAGLK from the coding sequence ATGAGCACCGTCACCTCCACCGCCCGCCCCGCCCCGCCGGCCCGGGCCGCGGCGGCGCCGCGGCGCCGCCCGCGCGTGCGCATCACCCCCGGAAGCGTGGCCGTCACCGTGTCCGCGCTGTTCCTGGCCGTCGTCTGGCTGCTGCCGCTGCTGTGGGCGGTGCTCACCTCGCTCAAGCCCGAGGGCGAGACCACGGCCGTCCCCGTCCACTGGCTGCCGCTGGAGCCCACGCTGGAGGCCTACCGGGTCATCATCGCCCGCGGCGACCTGCAGCAGTGGCTGATCAACAGCACGATCATCTCCACCGTGGTCACCCTGCTCACCCTGGTGGTGTGCGTCCTGGCGGCCTACGCCTTCTCCAAGACGCACTTCCCCGGGCGCTCATGGCTGTTCGCGCTGTTCATCGCCGGGATCCTGGTCCCGCCGCAGGTGCTCATCGTCCCGCTGTTCGACGAGATGACCGCCCTGGGCCTGGTCGACACCTACTGGGGCGTGGCGCTGCCGCAGGTGGTCGCCCCCGTCATGGTGTTCATCCTCAAGCGGTTCTTCGACGCCATCCCGCGCGACTACGAGGAGGCCGCCCGCCTGGACGGCGCCGGCCACCTGCGGGTCCTGTGCAGCGTCATCCTGCCGATGTCCACCCCGATCCTCGCGGCGGTCGGCATCTTCACCTTCGTCCAGGCCTGGAACAACTTCCTGTGGCCGTTCATCGCCACCACCGACCCCGCCCTGATGACGGTGCCCGTCGGCCTGGGCACCGTCCAGGGGGGCTACGGCATCCAGTACGCGCAGAACATGGCCGCCGCCGTCATCGGCGCGCTCCCGCTGATCATCGTCTTCATGCTGTTCCAGCGCCAGGTCGTGCGCGGCGTCACCGACGCCGGCCTGAAGTGA
- a CDS encoding carbohydrate ABC transporter permease, whose translation MTVHADTAPAGAARSRPADPGVRSLVRARRTTSWTGLWFVLPFTILFAVFLAWPLLAGLWTSFTDRSLAREDASFVGLANWQEMLTDSAVWQSLWVTLLFTAISTPLLVVIALAMALLTNRVTRLGWFLRFSFFAPFLLPVAVVTLIWVWLYQPGFGLVNAMLTTVGLPEVGWLTNENTVLLAVAITTVWWTVGFNFLLYLAALQGIPGYVHEAAALDGASPWQRLTRITLPLLRRTTALIVMLQMVASLKLFDQAYLMTNGSGGPDYAARPIIGYIFDSGFTGLRIGYASAISYLFFAIIIIASVIQFRLFARKGDAA comes from the coding sequence ATGACCGTACACGCCGACACCGCGCCGGCGGGGGCGGCGCGGAGCAGGCCCGCCGATCCCGGCGTCCGCAGCCTGGTCCGAGCCCGCCGCACGACCTCCTGGACCGGCCTGTGGTTCGTCCTCCCGTTCACGATCCTCTTCGCGGTCTTCCTGGCCTGGCCGCTGCTCGCCGGACTGTGGACCAGCTTCACCGACCGCAGCCTCGCGCGCGAGGACGCCTCCTTCGTCGGCCTGGCCAACTGGCAGGAGATGCTGACCGACTCCGCCGTCTGGCAGTCGCTGTGGGTCACCCTGCTGTTCACCGCCATCAGCACACCGCTGCTGGTCGTCATCGCCCTGGCCATGGCGCTGCTCACCAACCGGGTCACTCGGCTGGGCTGGTTCCTGCGCTTCTCCTTCTTCGCGCCGTTCCTGCTGCCGGTGGCCGTGGTGACGCTGATCTGGGTCTGGCTGTACCAGCCCGGGTTCGGCCTGGTCAACGCGATGCTGACAACGGTCGGCCTGCCCGAGGTCGGCTGGCTCACCAATGAGAACACGGTGCTGCTCGCCGTCGCCATCACCACCGTGTGGTGGACCGTCGGGTTCAACTTCCTGCTCTACCTCGCCGCGCTGCAGGGCATCCCCGGCTACGTCCACGAGGCCGCGGCGCTCGACGGCGCGAGCCCTTGGCAGCGGCTCACCCGCATCACGCTGCCGCTGCTGCGCCGCACCACCGCGCTGATCGTGATGCTGCAGATGGTCGCGTCGCTGAAGCTGTTCGACCAGGCGTATTTGATGACCAACGGCTCCGGCGGCCCGGACTACGCCGCCCGCCCGATCATCGGCTACATCTTCGACAGCGGCTTCACCGGGCTGCGCATCGGCTACGCCTCGGCGATCTCCTACCTGTTCTTCGCCATCATCATCATCGCCTCGGTCATCCAGTTCCGCCTCTTCGCCCGGAAGGGGGACGCGGCATGA
- a CDS encoding arabinan endo-1,5-alpha-L-arabinosidase produces MAGRIPRLAAVLTAGLLTLALAPAANAAPAPTGPKPHRLSGDVRVHDPALVAGGGGDDWYVFGTGDPAVSDGNIQIRSSRNGREWTYEGAVWEEKPAWLSEEIPGVTNLWAPEIHEDDGTYYLYYSASTFGSNRSLIGLATNTTLDPDDPSYEWVDRGKVFETHSGDDYNAIDPGIVADADGTRWMAFGSYWSGIRMVRLDWPSGKPASGAEVLHLADRQEPPNAIEAPYIVHRGDHYYLFVSFDACCQGTDSTYKIAVGRSESVTGPYIDRDGVPLLEGGGTVILADRGSDVAAGGQSLSGPQGRHGEFIAYHTYGPYGTDGDFKLGVERVRWGADGWPALSG; encoded by the coding sequence ATGGCAGGCAGGATCCCCCGCCTGGCGGCGGTGCTCACCGCCGGGCTGCTCACCCTGGCCCTCGCCCCGGCCGCCAACGCGGCCCCGGCGCCGACGGGCCCGAAACCGCACCGGCTCTCCGGCGACGTCCGGGTGCACGACCCCGCCCTCGTCGCGGGCGGAGGCGGCGACGACTGGTACGTCTTCGGCACCGGCGACCCGGCGGTCTCCGACGGCAACATCCAGATCCGGTCCTCCCGCAACGGCAGGGAGTGGACCTACGAGGGCGCCGTGTGGGAGGAGAAGCCGGCCTGGCTGAGCGAGGAGATCCCCGGCGTCACCAACTTGTGGGCGCCCGAGATCCACGAGGACGACGGCACCTACTACCTGTACTACTCCGCCTCGACGTTCGGCTCCAACCGCTCGCTCATCGGGCTGGCCACCAACACCACGCTCGACCCCGACGACCCCTCCTACGAGTGGGTCGACCGCGGCAAGGTCTTCGAGACCCACTCCGGTGACGACTACAACGCCATCGACCCCGGCATCGTCGCCGACGCCGACGGCACCCGGTGGATGGCCTTCGGCTCCTACTGGAGCGGGATCCGCATGGTCCGGCTGGACTGGCCCAGCGGGAAGCCCGCCTCCGGAGCGGAGGTGCTGCACCTCGCCGACCGGCAGGAGCCGCCCAACGCGATCGAGGCGCCCTACATCGTGCACCGCGGCGACCACTACTACCTGTTCGTCTCCTTCGACGCCTGCTGCCAGGGCACCGACAGCACCTACAAGATCGCGGTGGGCCGCTCGGAGTCGGTCACCGGCCCCTACATCGACCGCGACGGCGTCCCGCTGCTGGAGGGCGGCGGCACCGTGATCCTGGCCGACCGCGGCTCCGACGTCGCCGCGGGCGGGCAGTCGCTCTCCGGCCCCCAGGGCAGACATGGCGAGTTCATCGCCTACCACACCTACGGCCCCTACGGCACCGACGGCGACTTCAAGCTCGGCGTCGAGCGCGTCCGCTGGGGCGCCGACGGCTGGCCCGCCCTGAGCGGCTGA
- the arfA gene encoding arabinosylfuranosidase ArfA: protein MHSASFTLDPAFTIAPVNRRTFGSFVEHMGRCVYTGIYEPDHPTADANGFRRDVLDLVRELGVGTVRYPGGNFVSGYRWEDGVGPRDRRPVRRELAWHSTETNQFGLDEFIRWTAEAGIEPMMAVNLGTRGLQEAIDLLEYANHPGGTRLSDQRIANGSPDPHGIRMWCLGNEMDGPWQIGHKTAHEYGRLAAETARAMRMSDPDLELVACGSSGSQMPTFGAWEAEVLEQTYDHVDYISLHAYYQEHDGDLASFLASAADMDHFIESVVATADHVRARLKAGKRIQLSFDEWNVWYQSRFHDEGAPTDWPVAPRVIEDRYNLADAVVVGGLLISLLRHSDRVTSASLAQLVNVIAPIMTEPGGPAWRQTIFHPFAETSRTARGEVLRVEPVAPVQDTGRHGEVPVIDAVATHDPESGEAAVFVINRSVDEPVTLDVDARGLGAERVTECLTLSGPDAYAVNTAEAPDRVVPRENKDARLADGRLDVVLPPVSWTVVKLAVPRG, encoded by the coding sequence GTGCACAGCGCTTCCTTCACCCTCGACCCGGCCTTCACGATCGCCCCCGTCAACCGCCGCACGTTCGGCTCGTTCGTCGAGCACATGGGCCGCTGCGTCTACACCGGCATCTACGAGCCGGACCATCCCACCGCCGACGCCAACGGCTTCCGCCGCGACGTCTTGGACCTGGTCCGCGAGCTCGGGGTGGGCACGGTGCGCTACCCGGGCGGCAACTTCGTCTCCGGCTACCGCTGGGAGGACGGCGTCGGCCCGCGCGACCGGCGCCCGGTGCGGCGCGAACTGGCCTGGCACAGCACCGAGACCAACCAGTTCGGCCTGGACGAGTTCATCCGCTGGACCGCCGAGGCCGGCATCGAGCCCATGATGGCGGTCAACCTGGGCACGCGCGGCCTCCAGGAGGCGATCGACCTGCTGGAGTACGCCAACCACCCGGGCGGCACCCGCCTGTCCGACCAGCGCATCGCCAACGGCTCGCCCGATCCGCACGGCATCCGCATGTGGTGCCTGGGCAACGAGATGGACGGCCCCTGGCAGATCGGCCACAAGACCGCGCACGAGTACGGTCGGCTCGCCGCCGAGACCGCGCGGGCGATGCGGATGAGCGACCCCGACCTGGAACTGGTGGCCTGCGGCAGCTCCGGCTCGCAGATGCCGACGTTCGGGGCCTGGGAGGCCGAGGTCCTGGAGCAGACCTACGACCACGTCGACTACATCTCCCTGCACGCCTACTACCAGGAGCACGACGGCGACCTGGCGAGCTTCCTGGCCTCGGCCGCCGACATGGACCACTTCATCGAGTCCGTGGTGGCCACCGCCGACCACGTCCGCGCCCGGCTCAAGGCCGGGAAGCGCATCCAGCTCTCCTTCGACGAGTGGAACGTCTGGTACCAGAGCCGCTTCCACGACGAGGGAGCGCCCACGGACTGGCCGGTGGCGCCGCGGGTCATCGAGGACCGGTACAACCTCGCCGACGCCGTGGTCGTCGGCGGGCTGCTGATCTCACTGCTGCGCCACAGCGACCGGGTGACCTCGGCCAGCCTGGCCCAGCTGGTCAACGTGATCGCGCCGATCATGACCGAGCCGGGCGGGCCGGCGTGGCGCCAGACCATCTTCCACCCCTTCGCCGAGACCTCCAGGACGGCCAGGGGCGAGGTGCTGCGCGTGGAGCCGGTCGCCCCGGTCCAGGACACCGGCCGCCACGGCGAGGTGCCGGTGATCGACGCCGTCGCCACGCACGACCCCGAGAGCGGCGAGGCCGCGGTCTTCGTCATCAACCGCTCGGTCGACGAGCCCGTGACGCTCGACGTCGACGCGCGCGGCCTCGGCGCCGAGCGCGTCACCGAGTGCCTGACGCTCTCCGGCCCCGACGCCTACGCTGTCAACACCGCCGAGGCGCCCGACCGCGTGGTGCCCCGGGAGAACAAGGACGCCCGGCTGGCCGACGGCCGCCTCGACGTCGTGCTCCCGCCGGTGTCCTGGACCGTCGTCAAGCTCGCCGTCCCGCGGGGCTGA